In Chitinophagaceae bacterium, the DNA window ATTGTTTGATCACCAGTCTTCAACAGGAAGCACACGTTCAGCAGTCACCTTACCTTTCATAGATGATTTTTCTTATCCGGGTCCTGACCCTGATCCTGCATTGTGGCAAAATAGCGGAGCTTACCTTAATTATACTTTTCCTGAAGATCCCGTTACTTATGGAGTGCTTACGCTTGATGGCCTTAATGGAAAGGGTGTACCTTATGATACCGCGAGCTTCAGCTTCAGTACTATCGGACCTGCCGATACAGTTACATCTGTCCCTGTTTTGCTTGGCGCATTGTCCGCGGCCGATTCTGTTTACCTGAGTTTCTTTTATCAGCCGGGCGGTATTGGTGATGTACCCAATACGCAGATTTTCAATCTCTTTAATTATGGGGTAGCATTCGGAGATTCTATCATTTTAGAATTTAAAGACAATACAGGCATTTGGCGGCATGCCTGGGCACATGATGGAAGCAGTGTTCAGCCTTTCAGACAAGTGCTTGTAAAGGTTGCTCAGACGCAGTTTTTTCATGATGATTTTCAATTCCGTTTCCGCAATTATGCCAGTCTCATCGGTAACTATGATCAGTGGCATCTCGATTATGTGCGCATGAATTCGGGAAGAAATCATACGGATACATTAATCAATGATGCTGCGGTGCAACTCTATCCGACATCCATTCTTAAAACGTATCAGGCAATGCCCTGGAATCAGTTTCAAAATTACCAGGAGAAAGAGAAAGCGGATCAACACGTATTGGTGATAAAAAATAATTTTAATGCTGTTAAAAATACCAGCTATCAATACACTGCAACAGAAAAAATGAGCGGTTCACCGGTCTTCACATCTCCTGTTCAAAGCAAGAATATCGCTGCAAGCGATACAGGTGAAGTAAGATTCGAGAGCTATGATATTCCTGAGTTTTTTAATGATACGGTTATTATTTCCACGCAGTATGTGATTGGTGCAACCGGTGATATTAATACAAGGAATGATTCAATAGTACGCGAACAGGTGTTTTCAAATTACATGGCATATGACGATGGCAGCGCTGAGGCTACTTACCGTTTGTTGGGTTCGCCGGCGTCATTGGCGCAGGAGTATATAGTAAATACAACCGACAAACTTCAGGGCGTCTTGATTCATTTTTCCAACACAGAGGAAAACATGAGCCAGAATCTTTTTTCATTGATCGTATGGTCGGCACTGAATGAAGCAGACACTTTGTACCGTGATGATTTTCTGAAACCGAAATATCAAAAGGAGTTGAATGGATTTGCTTTTTATCGCCTTAGTCATGCCGTTGAAGTGACCGATACTTTTTACATAGGTTTTCAGCAAAGCTCCGTTTCCAACGACCTGAAAACTGATATCGGTTTCGATTTGAATACCGATAGCCACACGCACCTGAAATATAATCTCAATAATGGCTGGATTGATTCTCAATTTCCCGGCACGTTGATGATGCGGCCCGTGCTTGGTAAAGACATTCCATTCCAGGTAGGATTGCAGGAACCTTCGCCTGTTGGACTTTCCATTGCTATTTATCCTAATCCTGTTCACGATGTGCTTACTTTGCAATATAACGGCACAGCAGTGTATCAATATGAAATTCTGGATAATTCAGGAAGAGTTATTCAGAAAACCAATGGCACCAAATCAATTGCAGTTGAACAGTTGATGCCCGGTTTTTATTTATTAAAAGTTACCGAACCTGCGACAGGAAAAATGTCGGTTAAAAAATTCATCAAACAATAATTTTCCGGATGCAGTTAATTACAGTAGAAGAGCTAAAGACGCGATTGGATCAGCATGATCTTTTTCACCTGATTGATGTTCGTGAACAATGGGAATATGAAGAGTTCAATATTGGTGCAATGAACCTGCCCTTGTCAACATTTATGTCTGCTATTCCTGATCTGGAAGATTGGAAGGAGGAAGAAATTATCATCCATTGTAAAATGGGCGGCCGGAGCATGCAGGCCGTTGCGATACTTGAACAGATGGGCTTTAAGAACGTGAAGAACGTGACCGGAGGAATGGAAGAATGGAAGATGAAATTTCCTGAATAATTTGCCGCCCATCCAGTATAACGGATTTAGCCAGCGTCTTTATGCGCTCTGAAGTTATCAAAGATTGGCCGCACTGTATTTTTTGTCGCCAAACAATTAATACTTTTGGCCAACAACCCTATCAGTGAAACAGCGCTTCCTCTTTTCAATCTGTTTTTTCTCCATCAGCGTTTCATTAATCTATTGCAGTGCTCCCAAAAAAGAGGTTGCTGAAACACCACTTTATAAAAGCTGGAATGATACTGTAGGATATGTAGGAATGAGCACCTGCAAAAACTGTCATCAGCAGATTTATGAAACTTTTATTAATACAGGAATGGGTGAAAGCTGGGATGTTGCCTCACCACAAAAATCATCCGGCAGGTTTGATGCGCACAATGTCGTGTATGACTCGTATAAAGATTTCTACTATAAACCATTCTGGAAAGATAGCCTGTTGTATATTATGGAGTACAGGTTGAGCGGAAAGGACACCATTTATAAACGATCTGAACAAATCTCCTATATCGTTGGCTCCGGACAACACACCAACTCTCATATCTGGCAGGTGAATGGTTACCTCTACCAGGCACCCTTAACGTTTTACACGCAAAAAGGAATCTGGGAAATGCCTCCGGGATTTGAAGACGGCATGAATACACGATGGAACCGTATCATCAGTATTGAATGCATGAATTGCCACAACATGTATCCTGATTTTGATACCACCTCAGAAAATAAATTTACCGTGGTGAAAAAGGGAATTGAATGTGAGCGCTGTCATGGTGCTGGTGAAGCGCATGTGAATGAAAAATTGAAAGGTATTTTAATTGATACATCAAAGTACATTGACTATTCTATCGTGAATCCGAAAAAGCTTTCACGGGATCTGCAGGTTGAATTGTGTCAGCGTTGTCACCTGCAGGGTATTTCTGTTTTGAATGAAGGAAAAACTTTTTTTGATTTCAAACCAGGGCAACCATTGAACACGGTCATGAATGTTTTTATGCCACGTTATGAAGGTGGAGAAGGGAAATTCATCATGGCTTCCCATGTAGACAGGATGAAGCAAAGTAAATGCTATCTGCAATCGCAGATGACCTGTCTGACTTGTCACAATCCGCACATCAGCGTAAAGGTTACACTGCCTTCGCAATTTAATGCTACCTGCAAATCATGTCATGGAACAGAAAATCATGGATGTAAACTTCCCGTGAATCAGCGCATGACTGAAAAGGATAACTGCTTTAAATGTCACATGCCTGTTTCTGAAACGCTTGATATTCCTCATGTAACGGTGCACGATCACCGGATACAGGTGCCGGTGACGGACAGAAAAAGACAGGAAATTCAAAAGTTCGTAGGAATTGAATGCATGACGACAAAAAATCCGTCACCGCTTTTAATGGCGAAGGGTTACCTGCAAACGTTTGAAGCATTCTCGGCACAACCTTACCTGCTTGATTCCGCCAATAAATACCTGGAATCTGTTAAAGATAAAAGTGATGCGAATTTCACTGCGGAGCAACTCCGTTATTTTTATTTAAAGAAGCAGTTTAAAAAAGTTGTTGAGTTGTCTGGAAAAATGGATGCAGGGAAGATTAATGATTCATGGACTGCCTATCGCATTGGAGAAGGCAATTACCAGTTGGGTGATTTTAACCGTGCATTGGATTTTTATCAGCAGGCTGTTGTGCTGAAGTCCTCAGATCCGGAATTCAATAATAAACTTGGCAGTGTGCTGGTGGCATTGAAAAGATTAAACGAAGCAAAGGAAGTGTTTGAGAAAATTGTACAGGATCAACCTAAGTTCGCTCCGGCATTGTCAAACCTGGGGTATGTATATTTCCTGAATAGTGATTTTGAGTATTCCGGAACTTTGTATGACAGGGCGCTTGCACTGGATCCTGATTATGAGCAGGCACTCATGAATAAAATTGCGTTGCTGATTGTGTTGCGAAAAAATGATGAAGCAGGACAACTGGCAGTGCGGGTGTTGAAAATAAATCCGGATAATGAAAAGGCGAAGATGGTTTTGAAAGGACTGGGGAGTTGATGTTGATGTGCCGATATGCCAATGGATTGATGTGCCGATGGGTTGGTGGGTTAAAAGGTTGAGTTATTGGCAGTTGCTTTTGTTGTGGCGGAATTCTTTGATGAATGGTAGTTGACGAGAAGATTATTTTCAGACCGTAATATTTCTCTTTTTAGCAGCATGCAAAAAGAGAAATGAAAACAAATCAAACAAACAATCAATACGCACTTCGGCAAATCCATTTCAGACTTTCATGCTAATGCTTTAAAAGATAACCATTGCAAAAAATCAGGCAATCAATCGGCACATCGGCACATTAATTCATCGGCACATCCATTTTCAACTAAGGACTCACTACTCACTACTCGCGACCCACTACTAACCCATGGCCAAAAAGAAAAAATCACAATCAAAGCTTCGCCGGTATGTGATTGCGTTTTTTGTTGTGGTAGGTATTTTTGCAGTCTTAATCGGGTATCGTTATTATCACAGGGTATATGCTCCCAATATCGAATTTGCAGACGAGAAGGAATTTCTTTATATCCCGACGGGTAGCGATTACGAGCAACTGCTTGCGATTTTGTATGACAAAAAAATTGTAAAAAACATTGAAGCTTTTGAATGGGTTGCCACCAAGATGGAGCTTCGAGGCAATGTGCATGCGGGAAAATACCGTTTGGAAAAAAACATGAATAATTATGAACTGGTAAAAATGATTCGTGGTGGATTGCAGGAACCGGTAAAACTTGTGATCATTAAATTCAGACTGAAAGAAGATGTCGCAGGTTTTGTTGGCCGTAAACTGGAAGCTGATTCTGTTGCAATACTAAATGCACTGAATGACGAATACGAATTGACACAATTCTCATTAACGCCGGAAAATTCAATCTCGCTGATTATTCCGAACACATATGAATTTCGCTGGAATACGAACGCCGTGCAATTTATGAAACGGATGAAGAAGGAGTATGACCGTTTCTGGACGGAGGACCGGAAAAGTCAGGCTGCCTTACTGCAACTTACACCGGCAGAGGTTATCACGCTTGCTTCTATTGTTGAAGAAGAAACGAATTACCAGTCGGAGAAAAGTACTGTTGCCGGCGTATATCTGAATAGAATTCATAGAGGCATGGTGCTGCAGGCAGATCCCACCGTAAAGTTTGCAATAAAAGATTTTTCGATTAAGCGTGTTCTGAATGTACATCTTGCATTTGTTTCGCCATACAATACATATCTTAATAAAGGGCTTCCGCCCGGTCCCATTTGTACGCCATCCATCAAAACAGTGGATGCAGTATTAAATGCCGAACAACATGATTATTTATATTTTTGCGCGAATCCTGATAAGCCCGGTACACATTCATTCGCGAAAACTTATCAACAGCATCTTTTGAATGCACGGAGGTATCAGGAGTGGTTAGGGAGGCAATAGTGAGTAGTGAGAAAGTCGTTAGTCGTTAGTCGTTAGTCCTTAGTCCTTAGTTGTTAAGGGTGTGGAGTTTTTCCAAAAATTAACAATTAAACAATTAAACAATTAAACAATCAGCAATTAACCATATAACCATATAACCACCCAACCATTCAACCATCCAACTCCCAACATGTACATCCACGAAATTGAAATCCGCGTAAGGTATGGTGAAGTAGACATGATGGGTTATCTCTATTACGGTTATTATTCATTTTACTATGAGCAGGCGCGGGTGGAGACCATGCGAAGTCTGGGCATTTCATATAAGAAGATGGAGGAACTTGGTTTTATGTTACCGGTACGGGATTTAAATATTCATTTTGTGAAGCCCGCGCACTATGATGATGTTGTGCGCATCAAAACGATGATTAAAAAGATGCCACTCGTACGTCATGATTTCTCCTATGAGATGTATAACCAGAAAAATGAGTTGATTAATAAAGCCGAAACAACTTTAGTCTACATTGATAAAGACAGCAGGAAGCCTGTTTCCTGCCCTGCATTTGTACAGGAATTGCTGAAGCCTTATCTTGAACACTGATGTGAGCAGTATTATAGAAAACATAAGAAAGTACAGTGGCTGGGATACACTTGTTGAACTCGCGAAGATCAAAGGTTTTCCCGGACACCGTGATATTTCTGTCTATGAAGTGCTTTCTTTTTTGTTTATGGAAATGGGTCGTGATTCAATTCTGATTCGCGCCTCTTCCATCTCCTTCAATTTTTTTGTTGCCATCTTCCCGGCCATCCTGGTTATGTTTACGATTATTCCATATATACCTGTGCCCAATTTTCAAAGCGCACTGCTCAATACACTCAGTGATGTATTGCCTCATAATGTATATGATTTGCTGAATGAAACCATCGAAGATATTGTAACACGCGAGCAAGGTGGCCTGCTGTCTGTCAGTATTATTCTATCCGTGTACTACGCAAGCAGGGGAGTGATGAGCCTGATGAATGCCTTTGACAAAGCCTTGCCAACATTCAGGAAACGGAATTTTCTCAACAATCAACTGGTTGCATTTAAGATTTTGATCCTGCTGTTTTTGCTGTTGGTTGTATCCATCACACTGTTTATAGGAGGAGAAGGTATTATTAAGTGGATCATGCGTTTAATTACTGCAGAAAGTTCCACCACTTATTTCTGGTTCACCACCATTCGCTGGATATCTGTGCTTGCGATCATTTATTTTTCCATCGCGCTCATTTACTATTTCGGACCGGCAACACATAACCGCT includes these proteins:
- a CDS encoding acyl-CoA thioesterase; translation: MYIHEIEIRVRYGEVDMMGYLYYGYYSFYYEQARVETMRSLGISYKKMEELGFMLPVRDLNIHFVKPAHYDDVVRIKTMIKKMPLVRHDFSYEMYNQKNELINKAETTLVYIDKDSRKPVSCPAFVQELLKPYLEH
- a CDS encoding rhodanese-like domain-containing protein; translation: MQLITVEELKTRLDQHDLFHLIDVREQWEYEEFNIGAMNLPLSTFMSAIPDLEDWKEEEIIIHCKMGGRSMQAVAILEQMGFKNVKNVTGGMEEWKMKFPE
- the mltG gene encoding endolytic transglycosylase MltG yields the protein MAKKKKSQSKLRRYVIAFFVVVGIFAVLIGYRYYHRVYAPNIEFADEKEFLYIPTGSDYEQLLAILYDKKIVKNIEAFEWVATKMELRGNVHAGKYRLEKNMNNYELVKMIRGGLQEPVKLVIIKFRLKEDVAGFVGRKLEADSVAILNALNDEYELTQFSLTPENSISLIIPNTYEFRWNTNAVQFMKRMKKEYDRFWTEDRKSQAALLQLTPAEVITLASIVEEETNYQSEKSTVAGVYLNRIHRGMVLQADPTVKFAIKDFSIKRVLNVHLAFVSPYNTYLNKGLPPGPICTPSIKTVDAVLNAEQHDYLYFCANPDKPGTHSFAKTYQQHLLNARRYQEWLGRQ
- a CDS encoding YihY/virulence factor BrkB family protein, with the protein product MNTDVSSIIENIRKYSGWDTLVELAKIKGFPGHRDISVYEVLSFLFMEMGRDSILIRASSISFNFFVAIFPAILVMFTIIPYIPVPNFQSALLNTLSDVLPHNVYDLLNETIEDIVTREQGGLLSVSIILSVYYASRGVMSLMNAFDKALPTFRKRNFLNNQLVAFKILILLFLLLVVSITLFIGGEGIIKWIMRLITAESSTTYFWFTTIRWISVLAIIYFSIALIYYFGPATHNRWRFFSAGATLACALSIISSIIFSWLIDQFGQYNKLYGSIGTLLVMMIWLNYNSLSLLIGFELNASIEMNKNIHKEGSLEKTFSGDL
- a CDS encoding T9SS type A sorting domain-containing protein, whose product is MIKRMLQLITGFAVVAFWPIIAVAQETLIPLRYNAALFDHQSSTGSTRSAVTLPFIDDFSYPGPDPDPALWQNSGAYLNYTFPEDPVTYGVLTLDGLNGKGVPYDTASFSFSTIGPADTVTSVPVLLGALSAADSVYLSFFYQPGGIGDVPNTQIFNLFNYGVAFGDSIILEFKDNTGIWRHAWAHDGSSVQPFRQVLVKVAQTQFFHDDFQFRFRNYASLIGNYDQWHLDYVRMNSGRNHTDTLINDAAVQLYPTSILKTYQAMPWNQFQNYQEKEKADQHVLVIKNNFNAVKNTSYQYTATEKMSGSPVFTSPVQSKNIAASDTGEVRFESYDIPEFFNDTVIISTQYVIGATGDINTRNDSIVREQVFSNYMAYDDGSAEATYRLLGSPASLAQEYIVNTTDKLQGVLIHFSNTEENMSQNLFSLIVWSALNEADTLYRDDFLKPKYQKELNGFAFYRLSHAVEVTDTFYIGFQQSSVSNDLKTDIGFDLNTDSHTHLKYNLNNGWIDSQFPGTLMMRPVLGKDIPFQVGLQEPSPVGLSIAIYPNPVHDVLTLQYNGTAVYQYEILDNSGRVIQKTNGTKSIAVEQLMPGFYLLKVTEPATGKMSVKKFIKQ
- a CDS encoding tetratricopeptide repeat protein, which produces MKQRFLFSICFFSISVSLIYCSAPKKEVAETPLYKSWNDTVGYVGMSTCKNCHQQIYETFINTGMGESWDVASPQKSSGRFDAHNVVYDSYKDFYYKPFWKDSLLYIMEYRLSGKDTIYKRSEQISYIVGSGQHTNSHIWQVNGYLYQAPLTFYTQKGIWEMPPGFEDGMNTRWNRIISIECMNCHNMYPDFDTTSENKFTVVKKGIECERCHGAGEAHVNEKLKGILIDTSKYIDYSIVNPKKLSRDLQVELCQRCHLQGISVLNEGKTFFDFKPGQPLNTVMNVFMPRYEGGEGKFIMASHVDRMKQSKCYLQSQMTCLTCHNPHISVKVTLPSQFNATCKSCHGTENHGCKLPVNQRMTEKDNCFKCHMPVSETLDIPHVTVHDHRIQVPVTDRKRQEIQKFVGIECMTTKNPSPLLMAKGYLQTFEAFSAQPYLLDSANKYLESVKDKSDANFTAEQLRYFYLKKQFKKVVELSGKMDAGKINDSWTAYRIGEGNYQLGDFNRALDFYQQAVVLKSSDPEFNNKLGSVLVALKRLNEAKEVFEKIVQDQPKFAPALSNLGYVYFLNSDFEYSGTLYDRALALDPDYEQALMNKIALLIVLRKNDEAGQLAVRVLKINPDNEKAKMVLKGLGS